GTTATATGGAAAATTTTTATAAATAGCCTGATCAATGATCAGGCTGGGACAGTACCCTGGCCAGATGCAATAATTCTAGCCGTACTGTTAACTTCATTGACATAGTTTGGGTTACCCAGCGTCACAAGGGATAAGTCATTCAGATTGACCTGATTCGGCCCGGAATTATATGCGCGTAACGCTGCATCCATATTCCCGCCGAACTGTTGCTGATAATCACGCAACATCAGGGCGGAGCAGAGGATCTGGTTGTGCGGATCGTTCGCATCGCCGGATAATTTATCCGGGTATTTCTCGCGCATCGCCTCGTAGGTATCCGGGTTTATCTGATTCATACCGCCATCCGTCTCCCCGTTACCGGGGTTGGTCGAAGTCGCCTGGACATTGCCGCGTGATTCTGTCCAGGTCAGCGCTGCCAGAGTGCTGGCAGGAACGCCAGTTTCTTTTGCCGCATCGGCATATTCCTTACTGAACTGCTGTAGTTGTGGCGGTAAACCCGGCATTGACGTCTCTGCCGATTTATTCGCAGGGGTGGCATCATTAACCGGGCTGCCAGATGCCATTGCTGGCGATGTCGTATTCGGTGAGAGTTTGAACGAAGGGCTTCTGCTATCTCCTCCCCCGTCAGCAGGGCTTCCTCCCGACTGGCTGGCCGAAGGGTCCTGAAAGCTGGCCAGCATTTTAAAAAGCAGCTGCATCAGTTCAGTCAGCATAATTTGCATCATTTTCACCAGGGTCTCGGGGGAATTCGCGCCACTCCCACCGAAAGAACGTGCCGGAGAAGTGGGTTTATCGGCTTTATTCTCCTGCGGTGATGCACTGAAATCGACAGGCCGTGGTGCTAGCGAAGCGTTCGCACCGTGACATCTCAGCGCCTGGGAAGGCGATATGTGTTGCTCGCGGTCCCGGTAACTGTGATTTCCTGAAAATTTTCCCTCTTCTGCCGGTGACAAATTTGCATCAGGAATGTCAGTAAGCAGAGAGTGGGATGCATTTGACGTAATTTGCATAGGATATTCCTCATCAAAGGAGCGACAAAGCCATAACCCATCAATTAATGATTTGGTTTTAGCTTAAGTGACAGCACCCTCGAGCTGGTTCCCACTTATTATTTGTTCTTTTCTCTGTCGGAACTTTCCCTGACCGTATGCCACCCAGAAATACTGTCCGTTGAGAAACGAAAAATGAAACTTCTGAAGATTGGCCTTTTTACATTCTGCATTTCGCCATTCGCTCACGCCGATTGTTTCAATACTGTCGGACGGGCGTTTGGTATTTCGCCTGTGCTGCTTAAATCGATAGCGATTAAAGAGTCCGGAATGAATCCCGCCGCCGTAAATCTGGCTAATCGTAACCATACGCAGGATATTTGTATGATGCAGATTAACAGTACGCATTTTGCCCATCTGGCTCGTCTGGGGATCTCGCCCGAACGTTTGCTGCTTGAGCCTTGTACCTGCGTGTCGGCAGGTGCGTGGGTATTGCATGGCCTTTTTCAGCATTATGGTCGTTCCTGGAACACCGTCGGCATGTATAACGCCGGCTCTTCTCCCGCGCGGCTAACGTTGCGGATGCGCTATGCACGTGAAATTAAAAATATCTACATTAAGCTGCAACAGAAAAGGAATCGGGATCAAAGTGAGGCGCTCGCTGAACGCGTGGTAAACGAGGAAATATAAAAAGGGTGAAACTAAACCCGGTCTGCTTTCACAAACAGTATTGTATTTACACTCTCCACCGGGAGGTGGCATATGACAGTTTGGCTCTCTAATATATTTCGTCCGATGCCGCTTCCGGCAACTGAGATTGATCATAACGTTGAGATATCAGAAGAAAATCCTGCAACGTCAGGGCAAGATCCATATGTGCCGGAACGGGCTATGCAGCCACTGAGTCCATTTCAGCCGGGCCGGATTAATCCTTTTGTACAGCGAGAAGCCAGCGCGGCCGCCTCGCGGTCTGATATGAAACCCTTGCCAGCGGCACCTTCCCATGCAGATGCGCAGCCCCGGCCACTGAGCCCGTTTCAGCCGGGCCGGATTAATCCTTTTGTACAGCGAGAAGCCAGCGCGGCTGCCGCGCGGTCTGAGATGAAATCCTTGCCAGCCGCGCCTTCCCGTGCAGACGCGCTGCCCCGGCCACTGAGCCCGTTTCAGCCGGGCCGGATCAATCCCTTCCAGCAAAACGACTACGCAAATGCGCAAGAGCGGCAGGATAGTTTTGCTTCTGTCCTTGACGAGCCGGGCTTCCAGAGAGAAAACGCGCCTGCCTATACTGAGCTCGATGGGCAGCCGTTCACGGACGTTCCTCCGCCTCCTTATTCCGATCCGCAGGGGCCAAGCTAACCGAGTATCAGCTATGGCTAAAGCAGCAAGCAGAAGAAGAGAGGGTTCAAAAGGCAGCACCATAAACCCTGTTGAAAGTGGATCGCAATGGTGTCATGTCAAGGATGACGAGGCTGGGGATTTACGTGATAGATAATTCAATATAAGCCCCTACTCGTGCATCATTTCTTTATTACCTTTCCCGTCAAAGGAATTAAGTAACAAAGGGTTCTTGTTTCTGTGAGGTAATATCTTATTTCCCATCCGGGATTGTACGGAACAGTAACTGATATTCACGTCCTGATAATAAATCAGGCTAAATTCGTTAATATAAATATGAGGTTCAACCGCACACCCGTTATTTAATTATTTATTTCTAGCTGTACTTGCCTGCAATACTGCCTGCCGTCAGGAAACGCTATAGGTTACATGATGTTTTCGCTTTTTGTCTTTTTAGCGAAGATAAAGTGTATTTCAAAGACACTTTTTTGGATCGTGCGTGATTATTCTTAATTTTGATGAAATTAAAAAACACATTTAAAATTATAATGAATTTGTATGTTTTATTTGCGCGAGGAATAGAATATTCTTCTGGTTTTTAAATGAAATGTGGCATTTAAGGCTAATTAATTGCTGGATATTAATATGCTATTTTTATTTTATCACGTTTATCTGGTGCTTAATCAATAGTTGAATCCTATTGTTTTGGTTTTTTATGTTTAGATTTATTTAAATATTAGATTATTATTCTTTGTTTGTTGTTGTTTTTGCTTTTTTATTTTTAAGTGGTCAGGGTGGGCAACGGTGAATACCCCGGTTTTTGCCGCGCTGGCGGATATTCCATCAGGATATTTTATGCTATTTATAAATATAGCTAATAGTTATGCGAGATCCTGAAGGGAGATTTGCTGATTCTATTTTTTTATTGAAAATATCCCCTGGTATTTTTATCGGGGATTGAACCGCCTATTATTGCGGTTTATTTATTAAATAAGATGATTCTTATTGTTTAACGGATGAGTATTTAAGCGATGAATTGTTAACAATAAGCAAGCGCTAATAATTTGTTATATGTTTGAACTGGTCCGGAATTGAGCTATATGAAAAAAGATGAAATGGTAACAAGAACAATAATGGAGTTACCTGTAGTACTGGGTGATGAAAAAGAAATCGATGAAGTCAATTATATGGAGGATATTCATCGTGATTTAATGCCTTTACTAAACACCATAGCGCCGCTTAACGTCGATTTATTACTGGAGGGGGAAACGGGGACCGGGAAGGATACTCTGGCTCAGCGGCTTTATAATAACTCCGGGTTAAAGGGCCGTTTTGTGTCGATAAACTGCGCGGCTATTCCCGAGTCGTTAGCTGAAAGCGAGCTGTTCGGTGTTACTGCGGGCGCCTATACGGGGGCTAATCACTCGCGTGCGGGTTATATTGAAAGCGCCACTGAGGGGGTTCTGTTTCTTGATGAAATCGACAGTATGCCATTGAGCCTGCAGGTTAAGTTTTTGCGTGTTCTGGAGAGCCGTACCATTTGCCGGCTTGGAAGCACGCAAAGCGTGCCGCTGAAGTTACGTGTGATTGCCGCCAGCCAGAAACCGCTGAGTGAGCTGGTTGAAAAGAAGCTTTTCCGCCAGGATCTCTATTTTCGACTGGCCGCCGTAAAGATTGCGTTACCCGCTTTGCGCACGCGAATTGAATGTATCATTCCGCTTTTCCGTAAATTTTCTGATGAAGCATCGCAACGGCTGGGGTGTGCATTGCCAAAGATGACCACCCAGCTTGTGGAGCGCTTATTGTTGCATAACTGGCCGGGGAATATTCGCGAGCTGCGTGGTGCGGCAGAACGGTTTGTCCTTGGGATACCACCGTTGAATAATGAGTGTTGCCCGGAGCATGAGTGTCTGCGCCTGCGCGATCGCATGCGGCGCATCGAATATTGCCTGATTGAAGATTGCCTGACCCGCCATTCCAATCGCGTCGTGAGCGCCGCTCATGAACTGGGCGTACCGCGACGTACGCTATACCAACGCATTAAATCTCTTTCGTCCCGGCAGGATTAATTTTTTATCCCGGCGGGAACGCGTCAGCTAACCGCAATACTCAACAGATGAATGACACGTCATTCAATCCTAAATCTGATGAGGAGTAAGGTCATGAGCAATACGACTAACGGTGTAAACAGCGGTAACAGCGATGCTCTGCGTAATCAGTATCAGTCTGAAATGGATAATGTACAGAGTGAATCCATGCAGGATGATGTGGCTAAAGCAGAACGCGATCGTAAAAACGCATTCGTATCTGGTTATGCGAACTCAGTGACGACAATGATCAGCTCGCTGGCGCAGAACAAAATCCAGTTTTAAAGCAACAGGGAACCCTTTCTCATGGGTTCCCTGTTTTTTTATTTCGCTGAGGTACTTACCATGAAGATCACCTCTTCTGCATCACAACATGTTTTGCCGGTTAATGACGCTCTGGCACCGGCCGGGATGCAACCCGAGAGCGGCGATGTTGCTTTTTTCTCTTCTGCCCTCGGCCAGCCCGAA
The Kosakonia oryzae genome window above contains:
- a CDS encoding lytic transglycosylase domain-containing protein; amino-acid sequence: MFFSLSELSLTVCHPEILSVEKRKMKLLKIGLFTFCISPFAHADCFNTVGRAFGISPVLLKSIAIKESGMNPAAVNLANRNHTQDICMMQINSTHFAHLARLGISPERLLLEPCTCVSAGAWVLHGLFQHYGRSWNTVGMYNAGSSPARLTLRMRYAREIKNIYIKLQQKRNRDQSEALAERVVNEEI
- a CDS encoding sigma 54-interacting transcriptional regulator; the encoded protein is MELPVVLGDEKEIDEVNYMEDIHRDLMPLLNTIAPLNVDLLLEGETGTGKDTLAQRLYNNSGLKGRFVSINCAAIPESLAESELFGVTAGAYTGANHSRAGYIESATEGVLFLDEIDSMPLSLQVKFLRVLESRTICRLGSTQSVPLKLRVIAASQKPLSELVEKKLFRQDLYFRLAAVKIALPALRTRIECIIPLFRKFSDEASQRLGCALPKMTTQLVERLLLHNWPGNIRELRGAAERFVLGIPPLNNECCPEHECLRLRDRMRRIEYCLIEDCLTRHSNRVVSAAHELGVPRRTLYQRIKSLSSRQD
- a CDS encoding lytic transglycosylase domain-containing protein, whose amino-acid sequence is MQITSNASHSLLTDIPDANLSPAEEGKFSGNHSYRDREQHISPSQALRCHGANASLAPRPVDFSASPQENKADKPTSPARSFGGSGANSPETLVKMMQIMLTELMQLLFKMLASFQDPSASQSGGSPADGGGDSRSPSFKLSPNTTSPAMASGSPVNDATPANKSAETSMPGLPPQLQQFSKEYADAAKETGVPASTLAALTWTESRGNVQATSTNPGNGETDGGMNQINPDTYEAMREKYPDKLSGDANDPHNQILCSALMLRDYQQQFGGNMDAALRAYNSGPNQVNLNDLSLVTLGNPNYVNEVNSTARIIASGQGTVPA